A single window of Nicotiana sylvestris chromosome 3, ASM39365v2, whole genome shotgun sequence DNA harbors:
- the LOC138887970 gene encoding uncharacterized protein, whose amino-acid sequence MKHPWLLFSTSIPVTPSLPIVAVSIPSQAVFTISTVPSSTIPPPPVHHTEVGYSSRSGVMRQVTIKVPTEGNLLRKSGQADMWLKPLIGPIERAKLDSHSSLTLMNDIVHASLKANLIGTEMMRRVTLLEQLVRDYQLEAYNWKEQYESLQMDVEFLEEIEKASSSQADKEKARLETSFSEQLSKEDLRVSSDKVCSLENSLASLQASYKSSLVENEKLKNEIADWERDYEILEDKSVIEVSWAFLNSRHDTLVEASQENFNLESELAKIKETIEKAQQNQDFSSPVAEASENVEIDMGIPTPSSHLEPAVVEVHASVPSSNQ is encoded by the exons ATGAAGCACCCCTGGCTTCTTTTTTCTACTTCCATTCCTGTGACTCCTTCCTTGCCGATCGTGGCTGTTTCCATTCCTTCCCAGGCTGTTTTTACTATTTCTACTGTTCCTTCTTCAACAATTCCCCCTCCACCCGTTCATCATACTGAGGTTGGTTACTCAAGTAGGAGTGGTGTTATGAGGCAAGTTACTATTAAAGTCCCTACTGAGGGTAACCTTTTAAGGAAATCAGGTCAAGCTGACATGTGGCTAAAGCCTTTAATTGGTCCTATTGAGAGAGCTAAGCTAGACAGCCATAGTTCTTTGAccttgatgaatgacatagtgcaTGCTTCTTTGAAG GCCAACCTCATCGGCACGGAGATGATGAGAAGGGTTACTCTCTTAGAGCAGTTAGTGCGTGATTATCAATTGGAGGCGTATAATTGGAAGGAACAGTATGAAAGTCTTCAGATGGATGTGGAATTCTTAGAAGAAA TTGAAAAGGCTTCCTCAAGTCAAGCAGATAAGGAGAAGGCTCGTCTTGAAACCTCTTTTTCCGAGCAGCTTTCTAAG GAAGACCTCCGGGTATCTTCTGATAAGGTTTGTTCTTTAGAAAATTCCcttgcctctcttcaagcttcttacaaATCTTCCTTGGTTGAAAATGAAAAGCTAAAAAATGAAATTGCTGATTGGGAAAGAGACTACGAGATCCTTGAAGATAAATCTgtcattgaagtgagttgggcgtttTTGAATTCTCGCCACGATACCCTTGTTGAAGCTAGCCAAgagaattttaacttggaatctgagttagccAAGATCAAAGAGACTATTGAGAAGGCTCAGCAAAACCAAGATTTTTCTTCTCCCGTAGCTGaagcttctgaaaatgttgaaattgatatGGGTATCCCCACTCCTTCAAGCCATCTTGAGCCCGCTGTTGTTGAGGTCCATGCTTCAGTCCCTTCATCAAATCAGTGA